The nucleotide sequence TTCGTAGACGGCTGGTTGCACACCGGTGACGTGGTCCGCGTGGACGACGCCGGCCGCGTGCACATCATCGATCGGCTCAAGGACATCATCAACCGCGGCGGCGAAAACGTCTCCAGCGTTGCGGTGGAGGCGGCGCTGCTGTCGGCGCCCAACGTCGCCGACGCCTGCGTACTCGCGGTGCCCGACGACGTGATGGGGGAGAAGGTCGGCGCCGTGCTGTTCGGCGAGGACATCGACGTCGGGGCGGTGATCGAGCATTGCCGCGCGCAACTCGCCGATTTCGAAGTTCCCCAGTACGTCACCATCACCACCGACGCGCTGCCCCGCAACGCCGGAGGCAAGCTGCTCAAGGGCAAGCTGCGCGAACAGGTGCAGTGGGGCGCCCCGCTGCGATGACCCTGCTGATCGCGAACCGCGGCGAGATCGCGCTGCGAATCATCCGCACCGCAACCGAATTGGGCATGCGAACGGTCGCCGTCTACGCCGAAGACGACGCCGACAGCCCACACGTCCACGCCGCCGACGAGGCGATCGACATACCCGACTACCTGGACCAGGCGGCATTCCTTGCGGCCGCCAAAAAGTCAGGCGCCGAAATGATCCACCCCGGCTACGGATTCCTGTCCGAGAACGCCGAATTCGCCCGCGCGTGCGCGGCGTCCGGGTTCACGTTCGTCGGCCCGGATCCCGACGTGCTCGAGCGGGTCGGCAACAAGTCTTCGGCCCGCGCCGCCGCCGTCGCGGCCGGGGTGCCCGTGCTGCCGGCGACCGAAGGGCCCAGCAGCGTCGACGACGTCCGCGCGTTCTTCGCGACCCAGGACGGCGCCATCGTGATCAAGGCGCTGGCCGGCGGCGGCGGCCGCGGAATGCGCAAGGTGGCCAGCGCGGACCAGATTGACGACGCCTACCGCCAGTGCGCGGCCGAGGCGCAGCTCGGGTTCGGCAGCCCGGCGCTGTTCGCCGAGGCGCTGGTGGAGGACGCGCGGCACATCGAGGTGCAGATCGTGGCGGCACCGGCCGGGTATCAAACGCATGCGCTGGCCCTGGGTGACCGTGACTGCAGCATCCAGCGCCGCTATCAAAAGCTGGTGGAAATCGCGCCCGCCCAAGGCCTTTCGGACACCCTGCGCCGCGGCCTGCATGAGGCGGCGGCCCGGCTGTGCGCCAGGGTCGGCCTGCGCGGGCTGGCCACCGTCGAGTTTCTGGTGGCGGGCGGGAAGTTTGTGTTCCTCGAGGTGAACCCGCGCATTCAGGTCGAACACACCATCACCGAACAGACCACCGGCGTGGACCTAGTCGCCGTTCAGCTGGCCATCGCCGGTGGCGCGTCCTATTACCAACTGGGACTGCCGGCCGGAATCGCCTCCGACGGTACCGAAGTCATCGGCGAGCCGGCGGCGCGACAGGGCATCGCGATCCAAACGCGGGTCAACATGGAGACCTTCGCCGCCGACGGGTCCGTGCTGCCGGCGGCCGGGACGTTGACCACGTTCTCGCCGCCCACCGGTCCGGGCGTACGCGTCGACACCTACGGGCGTCCCGGTCTGACCCCGAGCCCGCGCTACGATTCGCTGCTGGCCAAGGTGATCACCCACGTGCGCGGTGCGGAATTCCCCGCGGCGCTGCGCAAGGCCAACACGGCTCTGGCCGACTTCGGCGTCGAGGGCATCCGCACCAACATCGCGTTCCTGCGAGAACTGTTATCCGACGGCGGGCTTCAGGCGGGCTGGGTGACCACGAGCTTCCTCGACGAAAAGCTTCCGGAGTTGGCGGCCGCGGCGCTGTCCCACCAGCACGACACCCGCCTCGCGGCGGTCGAGCTTTATCCGGGCGAGGAAGCGCTGCGCGCGCAGCTGGCCGGCACCGTGGTCGAGTTGGCCGCCGCGGAAACGGAATTCGCGCCCGGCGAGCAACTGGCGGTGCTCGAGGCGATGAAGATGCAACACGTGCTGGTCGCGCCCGACGCGCTGCGGACCATCCGCGCCGTGGTCACCGTCGGCCAGGTCGTCGGGCCCGGGGACCCGCTGCTGATCTTCACCCGCACCGGCGCGGGCGCTGGAGGCGAATCCCCATCCGCCGCAATGGATCTCGACCAGGCGCGTGCCGACCTCGACGAGGTCGCCGAGCGCCACCGCCTCACCCTCGACGAAGGCCGCGAGAAGGCCGTCACCAAGCGGCACAGCCAGGGCCGCCGCACCGCCCGGGAGAACATCGCCGATCTGGTCGACGACGGCAGCTTCGTCGAATACGGCGCGCTGGCCATCGCCGCGCAGCGCAGCCGGCGGTCCGAGGAGGATCTGATCGCCAACACCCCCGCCGACGGCCTGGTCGCCGGCCTGGCGAGAATCGGAGGCGCCGAGGCTGTCGTCGTCTCCTATGACTACACCGTGCTGGCCGGGACGCAGGGCATGCGCAACCACGCCAAAACCGATCGGGTGTTCGACCTGGCCGGGCGAAAACGGCTGCCGGTAGTGCTGTTCGCCGAGGGTGGCGGCGGCCGGCCCGGCGACACCGACGTGGGCGGGCATGCCGGGCTGGATGTGCCGACCTTTCGGATGCTGGCCGGCCTGAGCGGCCGGGTGCCATTGGTGTCGATCGTCTCGGGCCGTTGCTTCGCCGGCAACGCCGCGCTGGCCGGGGTGTGCGACGTGATCATCGCCACCCCGGACGCCAACATCGGCATGGGCGGGCCGGCGATGATCGACGGCGGCGGCCTCGGGGTGTACCCGCCGGAGGCAATCGGACCCATCGACGTGCAGCGGCACAACGGCGTGGTGCACCTGGTCGCCCGCGACGAGGCGCACGCGGTCGCGCTGGCCAAGCAGTATCTGTCGTACTTTCAGGGCGGCACCGGCGATTGGCAGGCCCCGGATCCGCGCCTGGCGCGGCATGTGGTGCCGCAGAACCGATTACGCGCCTACGACGTGCACCGGGCCATCGAGTCGATCGTCGACGTCGGCTCCGTTCTGGAACTGCGGCCCGACTATGGGGTCGGGATCGTCACCGCCCTGGTGCGCGTCGAGGGCATTGCCTACGGGTTGATCGCCAACAGCAGCCACCATTTGGGTGGCGCGATCGACGCCGAGGCTGCCGACAAGGCCGGCGAATTCCTCGGGCTGTGCGAGGCGTTTCGGCTGCCGGTGATCTCGCTGTGCGACACCCCGGGATTCATGGTGGGGCCGGACGCGGAAAAGGACGCCGCCGTGCGTCGTTTCGGCCGGATGTTCGTGCTCGGCGCTCGGCTGACCGTGCCGCTGGGCATGATCATTCTGCGCAAGGGCTACGGGTTGGGCGCGATGGCGATGGCCGGCGGTTCTTTCCACGCGCCGCAATTCACCGTGGCGTGGCCCACCGGCGAGATCGGCGGGATGGGCCTGGAAGGCGCTGTGCGCCTTGGGTTTAGCAAGGAATTAGCCGCGGCGGCCGACGAACTCGAGCGCCAGCGGCTTTTCGATCGCCTCGTCGAGGCGGCCTATCAGCACGGCAAGGCGTTGCGGGCGGCCACCACGTTCGAACTCGACGACGTGATCGACCCAGCAGACTCCCGGGCCTGGATCACCAGGCTCCCGGGAGGCTGAGGGTCAACCCGTTGTTATCCGTGGCCGGAGCCGCAGCCGACGCCCGGCAGGCATCCGGTGCCGCCCGGCACGCCGCCCGGGCCCGCGTTCTGGCCGCCGGAGCCGCAGCCGACGCCCGGGACGCAGCCCTGGCCGCCCGG is from Mycobacterium conspicuum and encodes:
- a CDS encoding acetyl-CoA carboxylase family protein, with the protein product MTLLIANRGEIALRIIRTATELGMRTVAVYAEDDADSPHVHAADEAIDIPDYLDQAAFLAAAKKSGAEMIHPGYGFLSENAEFARACAASGFTFVGPDPDVLERVGNKSSARAAAVAAGVPVLPATEGPSSVDDVRAFFATQDGAIVIKALAGGGGRGMRKVASADQIDDAYRQCAAEAQLGFGSPALFAEALVEDARHIEVQIVAAPAGYQTHALALGDRDCSIQRRYQKLVEIAPAQGLSDTLRRGLHEAAARLCARVGLRGLATVEFLVAGGKFVFLEVNPRIQVEHTITEQTTGVDLVAVQLAIAGGASYYQLGLPAGIASDGTEVIGEPAARQGIAIQTRVNMETFAADGSVLPAAGTLTTFSPPTGPGVRVDTYGRPGLTPSPRYDSLLAKVITHVRGAEFPAALRKANTALADFGVEGIRTNIAFLRELLSDGGLQAGWVTTSFLDEKLPELAAAALSHQHDTRLAAVELYPGEEALRAQLAGTVVELAAAETEFAPGEQLAVLEAMKMQHVLVAPDALRTIRAVVTVGQVVGPGDPLLIFTRTGAGAGGESPSAAMDLDQARADLDEVAERHRLTLDEGREKAVTKRHSQGRRTARENIADLVDDGSFVEYGALAIAAQRSRRSEEDLIANTPADGLVAGLARIGGAEAVVVSYDYTVLAGTQGMRNHAKTDRVFDLAGRKRLPVVLFAEGGGGRPGDTDVGGHAGLDVPTFRMLAGLSGRVPLVSIVSGRCFAGNAALAGVCDVIIATPDANIGMGGPAMIDGGGLGVYPPEAIGPIDVQRHNGVVHLVARDEAHAVALAKQYLSYFQGGTGDWQAPDPRLARHVVPQNRLRAYDVHRAIESIVDVGSVLELRPDYGVGIVTALVRVEGIAYGLIANSSHHLGGAIDAEAADKAGEFLGLCEAFRLPVISLCDTPGFMVGPDAEKDAAVRRFGRMFVLGARLTVPLGMIILRKGYGLGAMAMAGGSFHAPQFTVAWPTGEIGGMGLEGAVRLGFSKELAAAADELERQRLFDRLVEAAYQHGKALRAATTFELDDVIDPADSRAWITRLPGG